From one Plantibacter flavus genomic stretch:
- a CDS encoding LysR family transcriptional regulator, which yields MDVRRLDLLRELAERGSVHAVAEATHRTPSAVSQQLKVLEREAGLPLTERRGRGLVLTDAGRALAASATDVAVAIERATSVWDEYRNRPIGTVTVATFPTFGQMVVPAVLRSLEAVPGLRVVVSDRDPDLEDFPDLAADFDIVIAQAISGERNWVRRGLRITQLLSEPLDVVLPVGHRLSGQTVLTPADLADESWIGVPVGYPLDRLLRSIEAESGGELRVVQRVSDNRIAEAMVAAGLGIGLLPRYTASGPERGIVLRPLAGLDATRRIVALSRPDRAERLAVRTVLDAIRVEAQSVAASHTAPEPEELTTPRWV from the coding sequence ATGGACGTCCGCCGACTCGACCTGCTGCGGGAACTGGCCGAGCGCGGTTCCGTGCACGCCGTCGCCGAGGCCACACACCGCACCCCGTCCGCGGTCTCCCAACAGCTCAAGGTCCTCGAGCGCGAGGCGGGCCTGCCGCTCACCGAACGGCGTGGTCGCGGCCTCGTCCTCACCGACGCCGGCCGGGCACTCGCGGCCAGCGCCACAGACGTCGCCGTCGCGATCGAGCGGGCGACGAGCGTGTGGGACGAGTACCGCAACCGTCCGATCGGCACCGTCACGGTCGCGACCTTCCCCACCTTCGGGCAGATGGTCGTCCCCGCCGTGCTCCGCAGCCTCGAGGCGGTACCCGGCCTGCGGGTCGTCGTGAGCGACCGCGACCCCGACCTCGAGGACTTCCCCGATCTGGCGGCCGACTTCGACATCGTCATCGCGCAGGCGATCAGCGGCGAGCGCAACTGGGTCCGTCGCGGTCTCCGCATCACGCAGCTGCTCTCCGAGCCGCTCGACGTCGTGCTGCCGGTCGGGCATCGCCTCAGCGGCCAGACCGTCCTGACCCCGGCGGACCTCGCGGACGAGTCCTGGATCGGCGTGCCGGTCGGCTATCCGCTCGACCGCCTGCTCCGCAGCATCGAGGCCGAATCGGGCGGCGAGCTCCGAGTGGTGCAGCGGGTGAGCGACAACCGCATCGCGGAGGCGATGGTCGCGGCGGGCCTCGGCATCGGGCTCCTCCCGCGGTACACGGCGAGCGGCCCGGAGCGCGGCATCGTCCTCCGTCCGCTCGCGGGGCTCGACGCGACCCGTCGGATCGTCGCACTGTCGCGTCCCGACCGCGCCGAACGCCTGGCGGTGCGGACCGTCCTCGACGCGATCCGTGTGGAGGCACAGTCGGTCGCCGCCTCGCATACCGCGCCGGAGCCCGAGGAACTCACCACGCCCCGCTGGGTGTGA
- a CDS encoding DedA family protein, whose protein sequence is MTTSTAATSSLSAASTGGDSALGGVADWAVDLMETLGGPGAGLAIALENLFPPLPSEIILPLAGFAASQGKLGLVEVLIWTTAGSVIGALALYAIGAVLGRDRMRRLAERVPLVHVEDVDRVEAWFQKHGSKAVFFGRMLPIFRSLISVPAGVERMPVLRFTLLTFAGSAIWNTIFVLAGFFLGEQWHIVEEYAGILQKVVIAGVVIAVGVAVWRGVQRYRRERSGVGRAEG, encoded by the coding sequence ATGACGACGTCCACCGCCGCCACGTCCAGCCTGTCCGCCGCCTCGACCGGAGGGGACAGCGCCCTCGGAGGGGTCGCCGACTGGGCGGTCGACCTCATGGAGACGTTGGGCGGTCCGGGAGCCGGGCTCGCCATCGCCCTCGAGAACCTCTTCCCGCCGTTGCCGAGCGAGATCATCCTGCCGCTCGCCGGATTCGCCGCCAGTCAGGGCAAGCTCGGTCTTGTCGAGGTCCTCATCTGGACGACGGCCGGTTCCGTGATCGGTGCGCTGGCCCTCTACGCGATCGGGGCGGTGCTCGGACGCGACCGGATGCGCCGACTCGCCGAGCGCGTGCCGCTCGTGCACGTCGAGGACGTCGACCGCGTGGAGGCGTGGTTCCAGAAGCACGGCTCGAAGGCGGTGTTCTTCGGTCGGATGCTCCCGATCTTCCGGAGTCTCATCTCCGTCCCCGCCGGCGTGGAACGGATGCCGGTCCTGCGGTTCACCCTGCTCACCTTCGCGGGCAGCGCCATCTGGAACACCATCTTCGTCCTCGCCGGCTTCTTCCTGGGCGAGCAGTGGCACATCGTCGAGGAGTACGCGGGCATCCTTCAGAAGGTGGTCATCGCGGGCGTCGTGATCGCCGTCGGCGTCGCGGTCTGGCGCGGCGTGCAGCGGTACCGCCGGGAGCGCAGCGGCGTCGGTCGGGCCGAGGGCTGA